One window from the genome of Methanothermobacter thermautotrophicus encodes:
- a CDS encoding 2-isopropylmalate synthase, with amino-acid sequence MQVRVLDTTLRDGEQTPGVSLTPEEKLRIALKIDALGADIIEAGSAITSEGEREGIRKITSEGLRAEICSFARAVREDIDAAVSCDVDSVHLVVPTSDLHLEHKLRKTREEVLDQAVDSTEYAVDHGILVELSAEDSTRSDMEFLRTIFREGIDAGAERICACDTVGILTPERSYEFYRELSDLGAPLSVHCHNDFGLAVANSLAGLRAGASEVHATINGIGERAGNAALEEVVVALKSLYDVDTGINIEMLYETSRMVARMTGVYLQPNKAIVGENAFAHESGIHADGVLKKAETYEPITPEMVGHRRRFVMGKHIGTHALRKRLDELGMKVSDDKLMEIFRRVKTLGDMGKCVTDVDLQAIAEDVLGVMEDKVVDLQEVTIVSGNRVTPTASVKLRVDDREVLEAGTGVGPVDAAIVAIKKSLQDFADITLEEYHVDAITGGTDALIDVVIKLRHGDRMISARSTQPDIIMASVEAFISGVNRLLANQKSEGTH; translated from the coding sequence TTGCAGGTTAGAGTACTTGATACCACACTGAGGGATGGAGAACAGACACCAGGGGTTTCACTCACCCCTGAGGAAAAACTGAGAATAGCACTCAAAATCGATGCACTCGGCGCGGACATCATCGAGGCGGGCTCAGCAATCACATCCGAGGGTGAAAGGGAAGGTATCAGGAAAATCACATCTGAGGGTTTGAGGGCGGAGATCTGCAGCTTTGCAAGGGCTGTGCGGGAGGACATAGACGCTGCAGTCTCATGTGACGTTGACAGTGTGCACCTTGTGGTCCCAACATCTGACCTGCACCTTGAACACAAGCTCAGGAAGACGAGGGAGGAGGTCCTCGACCAGGCGGTGGACTCTACAGAGTATGCGGTGGACCATGGGATCCTGGTTGAACTCTCAGCAGAGGATTCAACAAGAAGTGACATGGAATTCCTCAGGACCATATTCAGGGAGGGGATAGATGCCGGTGCAGAGAGGATATGTGCCTGTGACACCGTCGGCATACTCACACCAGAACGTTCCTATGAGTTCTACAGGGAGCTATCAGATCTCGGGGCGCCACTGAGTGTCCACTGCCACAACGACTTCGGCCTGGCAGTTGCAAACTCCCTCGCAGGTTTAAGGGCCGGGGCATCGGAGGTCCATGCAACAATAAACGGTATAGGTGAAAGGGCAGGGAACGCAGCCCTTGAGGAGGTCGTGGTGGCCCTTAAATCCCTCTATGATGTGGACACGGGTATCAACATAGAGATGCTCTATGAGACATCAAGGATGGTTGCAAGGATGACCGGAGTTTACCTCCAGCCAAACAAGGCCATAGTGGGAGAGAATGCCTTCGCCCATGAATCAGGGATACACGCCGATGGCGTCCTCAAGAAGGCTGAGACCTATGAGCCAATAACACCTGAGATGGTTGGCCACAGGAGAAGGTTCGTTATGGGCAAACACATAGGCACCCATGCCCTCAGGAAGAGACTTGATGAACTCGGGATGAAGGTCTCCGATGATAAACTCATGGAGATATTCAGGAGGGTCAAGACCCTTGGGGATATGGGTAAATGCGTTACCGACGTGGATCTCCAGGCAATAGCCGAGGATGTTCTGGGGGTCATGGAGGATAAGGTTGTTGACCTCCAGGAGGTCACCATCGTCTCGGGTAACAGGGTGACACCCACAGCATCCGTCAAGCTAAGGGTCGATGACAGGGAGGTACTTGAGGCAGGTACCGGTGTTGGTCCCGTGGACGCAGCGATAGTTGCCATAAAGAAGAGCCTCCAGGACTTTGCAGACATAACCCTTGAGGAGTACCACGTGGATGCCATCACGGGGGGTACAGATGCCCTCATAGACGTTGTCATAAAACTCAGACACGGGGACAGAATGATAAGTGCAAGGAGCACACAGCCGGATATCATAATGGCCAGTGTAGAGGCATTCATCAGCGGTGTTAACAGGCTTCTGGCCAATCAAAAGTCTGAAGGGACTCATTGA
- the cgi121 gene encoding KEOPS complex subunit Cgi121, which yields MDIEVIGYRGVVRDLRGLLEDIKGFPCTVQLMDARAVAGREHAIHGAIHALKAFERGQNISIDMGIEICLRIAGMRQISRALELLGIMEGEMEICAVLVDCEDEEVKFLDSIFERDEGVLEPDEKHLRSIYGLGREAETVGVVDALIERTTMLTVA from the coding sequence ATGGATATAGAGGTTATAGGATACCGTGGAGTTGTCAGGGACCTCAGGGGACTCCTTGAGGATATAAAGGGCTTTCCATGCACGGTTCAGCTCATGGATGCCAGGGCAGTTGCAGGCAGGGAACATGCCATCCATGGAGCAATACATGCACTGAAGGCCTTTGAGAGGGGTCAGAATATCTCCATTGACATGGGGATCGAGATATGCCTCCGCATTGCAGGTATGAGGCAGATAAGCAGGGCCCTGGAACTCCTGGGTATCATGGAGGGCGAAATGGAGATATGCGCGGTCCTTGTTGACTGCGAGGATGAGGAGGTTAAATTTCTGGATTCAATTTTTGAGAGGGATGAGGGGGTCCTTGAACCGGATGAGAAGCACCTGAGGAGTATCTACGGCCTCGGCAGGGAGGCTGAAACAGTGGGTGTCGTGGATGCCCTCATCGAGAGGACCACAATGCTCACCGTGGCCTAG
- a CDS encoding DegT/DnrJ/EryC1/StrS family aminotransferase, which produces MKLKFREPSAETRRAVCRAALYGEVHDPEARIREVTGHRYARLLNSGNAAILLLSHRLEGPFLVPDQGGWRGFRRIPEITGREVLSVETDRGLLDPDVLDARLDETGARALLVTSFAGYTAEQPIRELSDVCRSHGALLVEDASGSVSDPLGRLCNGKISDIIIASTGAPKTVNAGGGGFISTSIPEIVQQDMLLSALKADPYVRAAVALEMEAAERNLTETLRACSYLKENLEGALHPERRGINVIIPSGDPQGDVSRLRRVIDAGGRSIFTRCPSYDRVLESAVAVEVKNLDVDCLTYENLEEMAELISSTMGATRPR; this is translated from the coding sequence ATGAAGCTGAAATTCAGAGAACCATCTGCAGAGACAAGGAGGGCAGTTTGCCGCGCTGCACTCTACGGGGAAGTACATGACCCCGAGGCCCGGATTAGGGAGGTGACAGGGCACAGGTACGCCAGGCTACTCAACAGTGGAAATGCTGCCATACTCCTCCTCTCCCACCGCCTTGAGGGACCCTTCCTGGTACCAGACCAGGGCGGCTGGAGGGGATTCAGGAGGATACCTGAAATAACAGGGAGGGAGGTCCTCAGCGTAGAGACAGACAGGGGGCTCCTGGACCCTGATGTCCTGGACGCCAGGCTGGATGAGACAGGTGCCAGGGCACTCCTTGTAACAAGCTTCGCAGGCTACACAGCAGAACAGCCCATCAGGGAACTTTCAGATGTCTGCAGATCCCATGGGGCCCTCCTGGTTGAGGACGCCTCAGGGAGCGTCTCAGACCCCCTGGGGAGACTGTGCAATGGAAAAATCAGTGACATCATAATAGCATCCACAGGGGCCCCTAAAACCGTGAACGCAGGTGGCGGGGGCTTCATATCAACTTCAATCCCGGAAATCGTGCAGCAGGACATGCTCCTATCCGCCCTCAAAGCTGACCCCTATGTGAGGGCTGCTGTGGCCCTTGAGATGGAGGCAGCTGAGAGAAACCTCACAGAGACCCTCAGGGCCTGCAGTTACCTCAAGGAGAACCTTGAAGGAGCCCTGCACCCTGAAAGGAGGGGTATAAATGTCATAATACCATCCGGTGACCCCCAGGGTGATGTGAGTCGCCTCAGGAGGGTCATAGATGCCGGGGGGAGGAGTATATTCACGCGGTGCCCATCCTATGACCGGGTCCTTGAGAGTGCAGTTGCAGTTGAGGTTAAAAACCTTGATGTGGATTGCCTGACCTATGAAAACCTTGAGGAGATGGCCGAGTTAATCTCATCGACCATGGGTGCAACTAGGCCACGGTGA
- a CDS encoding Nre family DNA repair protein, translating to MIRSKYAFLQRLTRDLKMKSISIGEELEGATPPSVFIGSWNYPKVYAGPMIAPVQEEVEIFDSPERWIPERKTQEEIIDYRLNLVRGKQLVGVRDLDNQLVEKLQEISLSSGAIESEAQFRRKPQGLFFSEEQTPHGPSAVLENFEIDNVKWDRELERVYYDTDLRAREAIVELHRRGTPFSAVQKALSVGALGDGRRRKLVPTRWSITACDSTLADHFLRRVLEYETIDTFRVHEFESLKNHYLILLTPSEWQYEWMEAFMKGDGRAMIFSDHEGGKGKREYSRVGGCYYSAKMAVLEALDREEKQAGAIILREAYPGYVPLGVFNVRENVKNAMKTKPKVFNDLRGALKFIDGALELGLEAFRERSSLLKELETSRQTTLDSFFR from the coding sequence ATGATAAGGTCAAAGTACGCCTTCCTCCAGAGACTCACAAGGGACCTCAAAATGAAATCAATAAGCATAGGGGAGGAACTGGAGGGAGCAACACCCCCATCTGTCTTCATAGGTAGCTGGAACTACCCGAAGGTCTATGCGGGCCCCATGATAGCGCCAGTGCAGGAAGAGGTTGAAATATTTGACTCCCCTGAACGGTGGATACCTGAGAGGAAGACCCAGGAGGAGATCATAGACTACCGCCTCAACCTTGTAAGGGGCAAACAGCTGGTGGGTGTCCGCGACCTGGACAATCAGCTCGTTGAAAAGCTCCAGGAGATATCCCTCTCCTCCGGGGCCATTGAGAGCGAGGCCCAGTTCAGAAGGAAACCACAGGGGCTCTTCTTCAGCGAGGAACAGACACCCCACGGTCCCAGCGCAGTGCTCGAAAACTTTGAGATAGACAACGTGAAATGGGACCGTGAACTTGAGAGGGTCTACTATGACACTGACCTCAGGGCACGGGAGGCCATAGTAGAGCTACACCGGAGGGGCACACCCTTCTCGGCGGTGCAGAAGGCCCTCTCGGTTGGCGCCCTTGGAGATGGGAGGAGGAGAAAGCTTGTACCGACGAGGTGGTCCATAACGGCCTGTGACAGCACCCTGGCCGATCACTTCCTCCGCAGGGTCCTTGAATATGAGACCATAGACACCTTCAGGGTCCATGAGTTTGAGAGCCTCAAAAACCATTACCTGATACTCCTGACACCCTCAGAGTGGCAGTATGAATGGATGGAGGCCTTCATGAAGGGGGATGGCCGTGCCATGATATTCTCAGACCATGAGGGAGGTAAGGGTAAGAGGGAATATTCGAGGGTCGGTGGCTGCTACTACAGCGCCAAGATGGCTGTCCTTGAGGCCCTTGACAGGGAGGAGAAACAGGCGGGGGCAATCATCCTTAGGGAGGCGTACCCTGGCTACGTGCCCCTGGGAGTATTCAACGTCAGGGAGAACGTGAAAAATGCCATGAAAACGAAGCCCAAAGTATTCAATGACCTGAGGGGTGCACTAAAATTCATTGATGGTGCACTTGAACTTGGACTTGAGGCCTTCAGGGAGAGGAGCAGCCTCCTGAAGGAACTTGAAACATCCCGGCAGACAACCCTGGACTCATTCTTCAGGTGA